In the genome of Bradyrhizobium sp. CIAT3101, one region contains:
- the tkt gene encoding transketolase, translating into MNISVHADADLTAVAHSDLANAVRFLAVDAIETSQSGHPGLPMGMADVATVLFSRFLKFDSAHPNWPDRDRFVLSAGHGSMLLYALLHLTGGDVSLDDIKAFRQWGSKTPGHPEYGHTPGVETTTGPLGQGIATAVGMALAERMANARHGDGLVDHFTYVISGDGCLMEGISQEAISLAGHLQLGRLIVLFDDNGISIDGPTSLATSDDQLARFAASGWSVRRVDGHDPEAVAQAIAEERESAKPSLIACRTIIGYGAPDRQGTEKAHGAPLGTEQAAAARRALGWDYQPFVVPIPVMKAWRMIGQRGQVDRLAWLDRYEDATPEQRELFIEGKSVALPNAYAQASAKLRERFATERPKLATRQASQQVLDGIAGTIPGFVGGSADLTHSNLTHAKAQVPVKRAAFAGDYIHYGIREHGMAAAMNGLALHGGFIPYGGTFLAFSDYSRPAIRLAALMRLRVIHVMTHDSIGLGEDGPTHQPVEHLAALRVIPNLLVFRPADAVETLEAWDCALEAENRPSVLCLSRQALPTFRSDVRGRNRVARGAYVIVSPDGGRDVTLMATGSEVSIALEASRLLATEHVRAAVVSAPCFALFEEQPDDYRAAVLGKAPRVGIEAAVVGDWHRWIGAEGEFVGMRGFGASAPAPVLYREFGITPQGVAEAARRAIARARKQ; encoded by the coding sequence ATGAACATCTCGGTTCACGCCGACGCCGACCTCACGGCGGTCGCGCACAGCGATCTCGCCAACGCCGTCCGCTTCCTCGCGGTCGACGCCATCGAGACGTCGCAGTCCGGTCACCCCGGCCTGCCCATGGGCATGGCCGACGTCGCGACCGTGCTGTTCTCGCGCTTCCTCAAATTCGACTCGGCACATCCGAACTGGCCGGACCGCGATCGCTTCGTGCTCTCGGCCGGCCATGGCTCGATGCTGCTCTATGCGCTGCTGCATCTGACCGGCGGCGATGTCAGCCTCGACGACATCAAGGCGTTCCGGCAATGGGGCTCGAAGACGCCGGGCCATCCTGAATACGGCCACACGCCCGGCGTCGAGACCACGACCGGACCGCTGGGGCAGGGCATCGCGACGGCCGTGGGCATGGCGCTCGCCGAGCGCATGGCCAATGCGCGGCATGGTGACGGCCTCGTCGATCACTTCACCTACGTGATATCAGGCGATGGCTGCCTGATGGAAGGCATCAGCCAGGAGGCGATCTCGCTTGCAGGTCACCTCCAGCTCGGCCGCCTGATCGTGCTGTTCGACGACAACGGCATCTCGATCGATGGCCCGACGTCGCTCGCAACTTCGGACGATCAACTGGCGCGCTTCGCCGCCTCCGGCTGGTCCGTCCGCCGCGTCGACGGGCACGATCCCGAGGCCGTTGCGCAGGCGATCGCCGAGGAGCGCGAGAGCGCAAAGCCGTCCCTGATCGCCTGCCGCACGATCATCGGTTACGGCGCGCCGGATCGTCAGGGGACCGAGAAGGCGCATGGCGCGCCGCTCGGCACCGAGCAGGCCGCGGCTGCACGGCGGGCACTCGGCTGGGACTATCAGCCCTTCGTCGTGCCGATCCCGGTCATGAAGGCGTGGCGGATGATTGGCCAACGCGGGCAGGTGGATCGCCTGGCCTGGCTCGATCGCTACGAAGACGCGACGCCCGAGCAGCGTGAGCTCTTCATCGAGGGCAAGTCGGTTGCCTTGCCGAACGCCTATGCCCAGGCCTCGGCGAAATTGCGCGAACGCTTTGCCACCGAGCGTCCGAAGCTTGCGACGCGGCAGGCCTCGCAGCAGGTGCTCGATGGCATCGCGGGGACGATCCCCGGATTCGTCGGCGGCTCTGCGGACCTGACACATTCGAACCTGACGCATGCCAAGGCGCAGGTTCCGGTCAAGCGTGCCGCATTCGCTGGCGACTACATCCATTACGGCATTCGCGAGCACGGCATGGCGGCCGCGATGAATGGCCTCGCGCTGCATGGCGGCTTCATTCCCTATGGCGGCACGTTCCTCGCGTTCTCCGACTACAGCCGGCCGGCGATCCGTCTTGCGGCCCTGATGCGACTGCGCGTGATCCATGTCATGACCCATGACTCCATCGGTCTCGGCGAGGATGGTCCGACGCATCAACCGGTCGAGCATCTCGCCGCGCTGCGCGTCATTCCGAACCTGCTCGTGTTCCGGCCCGCCGACGCGGTCGAGACGCTGGAAGCCTGGGATTGCGCGCTTGAGGCCGAGAATCGTCCCTCCGTGCTGTGCCTGTCGCGCCAGGCATTGCCGACCTTCCGCAGCGATGTCCGCGGCAGGAACCGGGTCGCGCGCGGCGCCTATGTGATCGTCTCGCCTGATGGCGGACGCGACGTGACGCTGATGGCGACCGGCTCGGAAGTCTCGATCGCGCTGGAGGCCTCTCGCCTGCTTGCAACAGAGCACGTCCGCGCCGCCGTCGTGTCGGCGCCCTGCTTTGCCCTGTTTGAGGAGCAACCCGACGACTATCGCGCCGCAGTTCTCGGCAAGGCGCCGCGCGTGGGCATCGAGGCGGCCGTCGTCGGCGATTGGCATCGCTGGATCGGCGCGGAGGGCGAGTTCGTCGGCATGCGCGGCTTCGGTGCCTCGGCCCCGGCTCCGGTGCTCTACCGCGAGTTCGGCATCACGCCGCAAGGCGTCGCGGAAGCCGCCCGGCGGGCGATCGCCCGCGCTCGCAAGCAATAA
- a CDS encoding phosphoribulokinase, whose protein sequence is MSRKHPIISITGSSGAGTTSVKKTFEQIFFREKVNAVYIEGDAFHRYDRAEMRVRMAQEAERGNKHFSHFSPDTNLFEELERAFRDYGETGTATTRHYVHDAEESALHGAAPGTFTEWKQLPENSDLLFYEGLHGAVVTDRVNVARYADLKIGVVPVINLEWIQKLHRDRSARGYSTEAVTDTILRRMPDYIHYICPQFTETDINFQRVPTVDTSNPFIARWIPTPDESMVVIRFKNPRGIDFPYLLSMLPQSWMSRANSIVCPGAKLDLAMQLILTPLIMQLIERKRSLK, encoded by the coding sequence ATGTCCAGGAAGCATCCGATCATCTCCATCACCGGTTCGTCCGGCGCGGGTACGACATCGGTCAAGAAGACGTTCGAACAGATCTTCTTCCGCGAGAAGGTCAACGCCGTCTACATCGAAGGCGACGCATTCCATCGTTATGACCGCGCCGAGATGCGCGTGCGCATGGCGCAGGAGGCCGAGCGCGGCAACAAGCACTTTAGCCATTTCAGCCCGGACACCAACCTGTTCGAGGAGCTTGAGCGTGCCTTCCGCGACTATGGCGAGACCGGCACCGCGACGACGCGGCACTACGTCCACGACGCCGAGGAGTCCGCGCTGCACGGTGCGGCGCCCGGCACCTTCACCGAGTGGAAACAGCTCCCGGAGAATTCCGACCTGCTGTTCTACGAAGGCCTGCACGGCGCCGTGGTCACCGACCGGGTCAACGTCGCGCGCTACGCGGACCTGAAGATCGGCGTCGTCCCCGTCATCAATCTCGAATGGATCCAGAAGCTGCACCGCGACCGCAGCGCGCGTGGATATTCGACCGAAGCCGTCACCGACACCATTTTGCGGCGGATGCCGGATTACATCCACTACATCTGCCCGCAATTCACCGAGACCGACATCAACTTCCAGCGCGTGCCGACGGTGGACACCTCAAATCCGTTCATCGCGCGCTGGATCCCGACGCCGGACGAATCGATGGTCGTGATCCGTTTCAAGAATCCGCGCGGGATCGACTTCCCCTATCTGCTGTCGATGCTGCCGCAGAGCTGGATGTCCCGTGCGAACTCCATCGTGTGTCCGGGCGCAAAGCTCGATCTGGCGATGCAGCTCATCCTGACGCCGCTGATCATGCAGTTGATCGAGCGCAAGCGCAGCTTGAAGTGA